The region AGAATATTTTGAAAAAGAAAACCATCGCTCTGTACCATTAGTAGCCCTATACGAAGGGTTAAAATATATTAATCAAGAGGAATGATTTCGAAGCTGGTAATATCAACGAATACGTTTGGTAACAAAGTACTGTGGTGAAAAACACGCAACAAACCATATACAAACATGTTGTGTGCCATTAGGGCAAAACTGTAACAATTAATCTTTTACAGAGTCCGAATTAGTATTAAATAATAAAAATAAATAAACTATGATTGCAAATACAGAACAGAAAAATTTAATTAAGACTGCTAGAATAACTGGCTTATGGTACTTAATGATGGCTATTACAGGAATTCTAGGCTTTATGGTCTTTCATTCTCAAATATTTGTGTCTGGTAATCCTGAACAAACGCTAACAAATTTAGTAGAATTAGAATCTACAGCAAGAATTCGGTTGCTATTAGAATTTGGTATCGTAATTTCTCAGGCACTTACCGCAGTTTGGTTTTTTAAATTATTTAAAGATAGTTATGAATGGGAAGCTTGGACGCTAGGCATATGGGGAATGGTAAATGCTTTAGTCATTATGATCAGTGCAATTTCAATGGCCTCAGCAATAGGTATTGCCAATTCTGATATAAGTGCTATGGAAGACAAAGTTTTACTAATTCAGGTTTTTCAACAAATAATTTCTAATGCCTGGGGTATTGGTGGTCTTTTCTTTGGACTTTGGCTGTTTCCTATGGGATACATAGTTATCAAATCTAAAAGAATGCCCATCTGGTTGGGAAGAGTTATTGTTTTAGGTGGTATTGGCTATGTATTAAGCACCTTAATCCACTATGCAGGCATTGATTTTAGCTTCAATGAATATCTTACGCTACCGGCAACTATTGGTGAATTTTGGATGATTGGTTATTTATTAATTTTTGGCATAAGACCTAGCTATAAGTAAAATTAAACAAAAAATGTTAAATAAAAGTTTTGAAAAAGCAAAAGAGCAAAGCAAATTATTAGAAAATGATTTGTATAAGAATCCTCATAAGTATCGCGTATTGACGGGAGATAGACCTACAGGTAATTTGCATCTTGGACACTATTTTGGCTCAATTATAAACCGATTAAAATTACAAAGCTTAGGAATTGAGACTTATATTTTAATTGCTGATTATCAAGTGTTGACAGATAGAAATGTTTTTAATGAAATTTCAAAATTCACATATGAACTAACTTTGGACTATTTAGCCTGTGGATTAGACCCTGAAAATTATAAAACTCATATTTTTCCACATAGTCATATTCCTGAATTAAATCAACTAACTATTCCATTTCTGACATTAGTTTCCAGTTCAGAATTAAACAAAAATCCAACTGTTAAAGAAGAAATTACTGCTTCAGGACTGAGTAATATTAATGCAGGAATGTATATCTATCCAGTTCATCAAGCTGCTGATATTTTGTTTTGTAAAAGTAATGTGGTTCCTGTTGGAAAAGATCAATTACCTCATATAGAATTAACTCGGAAAATTGCAAAGCGCTTTAATACCAAATTCAATAAAAATATTTTTACAGAACCAGTTGCACTTTTTACTGATACCCCTACTATTCTTGGGTTAGACGGTATTCAAAAAATGAGTAAAAGTCGCAACAATTCAATTATGATAAAGTCAACCGCTGATGAAACAGTAAAACTAATAAAATCTGCCAAAACTGATTCAAGTCGTTACATATCTTACGACCCCGAAAACAGACCAGAGGTTTCCAACTTACTTAAGTTAGCTTCCTTATGTTCAGATATAAGCCCAACAGATATTGCTGATAAAATTGGCGACCAAGGTGCAGGAAAACTTAAACAGCTAACAGCAGAAGCTATAAATACATATTTTGAGCCTATTAGAAAAAAAAGAATAGAGCTTGAAAAAAATAAAGATTATGTCAGGGATATTTTGCTTAAAGGTATAAGTAAAGCGAGAGGAACAGCTATTGAAACGTTGAGTGAAGTCACTGAGGCAATGAATATGAAAATATAATCACTTCTCATAACAATGTATAAACGTAATTCGGGCTAAAGTATTAAA is a window of Polaribacter litorisediminis DNA encoding:
- a CDS encoding DUF4386 domain-containing protein; the protein is MIANTEQKNLIKTARITGLWYLMMAITGILGFMVFHSQIFVSGNPEQTLTNLVELESTARIRLLLEFGIVISQALTAVWFFKLFKDSYEWEAWTLGIWGMVNALVIMISAISMASAIGIANSDISAMEDKVLLIQVFQQIISNAWGIGGLFFGLWLFPMGYIVIKSKRMPIWLGRVIVLGGIGYVLSTLIHYAGIDFSFNEYLTLPATIGEFWMIGYLLIFGIRPSYK
- the trpS gene encoding tryptophan--tRNA ligase, with translation MLNKSFEKAKEQSKLLENDLYKNPHKYRVLTGDRPTGNLHLGHYFGSIINRLKLQSLGIETYILIADYQVLTDRNVFNEISKFTYELTLDYLACGLDPENYKTHIFPHSHIPELNQLTIPFLTLVSSSELNKNPTVKEEITASGLSNINAGMYIYPVHQAADILFCKSNVVPVGKDQLPHIELTRKIAKRFNTKFNKNIFTEPVALFTDTPTILGLDGIQKMSKSRNNSIMIKSTADETVKLIKSAKTDSSRYISYDPENRPEVSNLLKLASLCSDISPTDIADKIGDQGAGKLKQLTAEAINTYFEPIRKKRIELEKNKDYVRDILLKGISKARGTAIETLSEVTEAMNMKI